The sequence CCCCGGCGCCGGGGGGGGTGGGCGCCGGGACTCAGTTCCTGGGACCGGTGGAAAAACCGGTCGGGTGACCGGCATGATCCGGTCGGTCGGCCGGTGCGAACCGGCTTGATGGGGAGGTTACGGGTTATCGGCTCACGCCGCAGCGTCAAAGCCCGTGTCGTGAGCCATTCGCTTCAATTCGAGTAGTGCGTGCTTCTCTATCTGGCGGATCCGCTCCCGTGTCAGGCCGTGCTGCTTGCCCACTTCGGTCAGCGTCCGCTCGCGCCCGTCCTCGATGCCGTACCTCATCTTGATGATGGAGGCCGTCCTGTTGTCGAGTTTGCCGATCAGGTCCTCCAGCTCCTCGCTGCGCAGGAGGGTCATCACCGACTGCTCGGGCGAGACGGCGGAGGTGTCCTCCAGCAGGTCGCCGAACTGGGTGTCGCCGTTGTCGTCGACCGACATGTTGAGGCTGACCGGGTCGCGGGCCCAGTCCAGCACGTTGCTCACGCGCTCGGCGTTGGAGTCCAGCTCGGCGGCGATCTCCGCGTGCTCGGGATCGCGCCCGTTCTCCCGGTTGAACTCGCGCTGGACACGGCGGATCCGGCCGAGCTCCTCCACCAGGTGGACGGGGAGCCGGATCGTGCGCGACTGGTCGGCTATGGAGCGGGTGATGGCCTGCCGGATCCACCACGTCGCGTACGTGGAGAACTTGAAGCCCTTGGCGTAGTCGAACTTCTCGACCGCGCGCACCAGGCCCGCGTTGCCCTCCTGGATCAGGTCCAGCAGGGGCAGCCCCGCGCGCGGGTAGCGGCGGGCCACGGCAACGACGAGGCGGAGGTTGGAACGGATGAATATGTCCTTGGCGCGCTCGCCCTCGGCGACCAGCGCCTCCAGCTCTTCACGCGTCGCGCCGCGGGCGTCGCTCTCCACCTCGCCGTCGAGGATCTGCTGGGCGTAGACGCCCGCCTCGATGGACTGCGAGAGGTCGACTTCCTTGGCGGCGTCGAGCAGCGGTGTACGAGCGATCTCGTCCAGGTACATGCCGACCAGGTCGCGATCGGCGATTTCCCCGCCCACGGCGCGAACACTGCTTGCCCGGTCGGTCCCACCGGAGGTGGTGGACGAACGGCGGGCGACGGCACGGGTTGCCATGCGTGCTCCCTTGCTGAGTAGGTCGCGACACCCTTCCGGGTGCCCTGCATCCGATGGAAACAACGACTGGAATCCGGACAGAATTCCCATGCCGCCCATTCATTTTCGCGATCATGCAGTACCCTGTCCGGCGCCGACCGGGCGAAACCTGGCGCGGATGGTGACGTAACCGCAGGTCAGGGCCGGTTTCT is a genomic window of Streptomyces sp. SID8374 containing:
- a CDS encoding sigma-70 family RNA polymerase sigma factor: MATRAVARRSSTTSGGTDRASSVRAVGGEIADRDLVGMYLDEIARTPLLDAAKEVDLSQSIEAGVYAQQILDGEVESDARGATREELEALVAEGERAKDIFIRSNLRLVVAVARRYPRAGLPLLDLIQEGNAGLVRAVEKFDYAKGFKFSTYATWWIRQAITRSIADQSRTIRLPVHLVEELGRIRRVQREFNRENGRDPEHAEIAAELDSNAERVSNVLDWARDPVSLNMSVDDNGDTQFGDLLEDTSAVSPEQSVMTLLRSEELEDLIGKLDNRTASIIKMRYGIEDGRERTLTEVGKQHGLTRERIRQIEKHALLELKRMAHDTGFDAAA